A DNA window from Bacteroides cellulosilyticus contains the following coding sequences:
- a CDS encoding TIGR03915 family putative DNA repair protein, whose product MIIFVFDNTFEGLLTSVFEAYSRRVFPDALFPEGEPLPLFHDEVFTVITEEEKAKRVWRGLQKKLSSGALSCLAQCWLAEEAETPMLLFRYIRKAVDAPRSIETNFADPDVLEFSRMWKRVDWERLRMLQFIRFQKAADGTFFAAVEPEKNALPLAIDHFKDRFADQPWLIYDIKRAYGFYYDLKEVRQVTFEEGSREGHLVTGMLDESLMDKDEKLFQQLWKTYFKAICIKERLNPRKHKQDMPVRYWKHMTEKQ is encoded by the coding sequence ATGATTATATTTGTTTTTGATAATACTTTCGAAGGCTTGCTGACTTCCGTTTTTGAAGCCTATTCCCGTCGTGTTTTTCCTGACGCATTGTTTCCGGAAGGAGAGCCGTTGCCCCTGTTTCACGATGAAGTCTTCACAGTAATCACCGAAGAAGAAAAGGCGAAGCGCGTGTGGCGCGGCCTGCAAAAGAAACTTTCTTCCGGTGCTTTGTCGTGCCTTGCCCAGTGTTGGCTGGCGGAAGAAGCCGAAACGCCGATGTTGCTGTTCCGCTATATCCGCAAGGCGGTAGATGCTCCCCGTTCCATTGAGACGAACTTTGCCGACCCTGATGTGCTGGAATTTTCACGTATGTGGAAGCGGGTGGATTGGGAACGTCTTCGTATGCTCCAGTTTATCCGTTTTCAGAAAGCTGCCGACGGCACTTTCTTTGCTGCCGTGGAACCGGAAAAGAATGCCCTCCCTTTGGCCATCGACCACTTTAAAGACCGTTTTGCCGACCAGCCCTGGCTGATATATGACATCAAGCGGGCTTACGGATTCTATTATGATTTGAAAGAAGTACGTCAGGTTACATTTGAAGAAGGTTCGCGTGAGGGGCATCTCGTTACCGGTATGCTGGACGAAAGCCTGATGGACAAGGACGAAAAACTCTTTCAGCAACTCTGGAAGACGTACTTTAAAGCCATCTGCATCAAAGAACGGCTAAATCCGCGGAAACATAAACAAGATATGCCAGTACGTTATTGGAAACACATGACGGAGAAGCAATAA
- a CDS encoding MgtC/SapB family protein: MALNFDFVLRLLVAGILGAIIGLDREYRAKEAGYRTHFLVSLGSALIMIVSQYGFQDIIKENSVSLDPSRVAAQVVSGIGFIGAGTIILQKQIVRGLTTAAGIWATAGIGLAVGAGMYVIGIAATLLTLAGLELLSILFKSVGMKSSMITFSTPNKDILKEVSDRFKSRNYMLVSYKMERLGFGETERYIVTMVIKSKRSNDEGHMLSLMQEWPDVTVEQIE; encoded by the coding sequence ATGGCATTAAATTTTGATTTCGTACTCAGACTATTAGTTGCCGGCATTCTGGGTGCCATCATCGGGCTGGACCGTGAATACCGTGCCAAAGAAGCGGGATATCGCACTCATTTCCTGGTATCATTGGGCAGTGCCCTCATCATGATTGTTTCCCAATACGGCTTTCAGGACATCATCAAGGAAAACAGCGTATCGCTGGACCCAAGCCGTGTGGCGGCACAGGTAGTCAGCGGCATCGGTTTTATCGGTGCAGGCACCATCATCCTGCAAAAACAGATTGTACGTGGACTGACCACTGCGGCAGGAATATGGGCCACCGCGGGCATCGGTCTGGCCGTCGGTGCCGGAATGTATGTAATAGGTATAGCCGCTACCCTGCTCACTCTGGCGGGATTGGAGCTTCTCAGCATCCTGTTCAAAAGTGTAGGAATGAAAAGTTCCATGATAACCTTCTCCACTCCAAACAAGGACATCCTCAAAGAAGTTTCCGACCGGTTCAAATCCCGGAATTATATGCTGGTCTCCTACAAAATGGAAAGGCTCGGCTTCGGAGAAACGGAGAGATATATCGTGACTATGGTCATCAAATCCAAGCGGAGCAATGACGAAGGACACATGCTGTCGCTGATGCAGGAATGGCCGGACGTGACGGTGGAACAGATAGAATAG
- a CDS encoding lytic transglycosylase domain-containing protein — MKKNSIHILIVASVALCAGAALPFLLGHSTLDPEQQSVKSEVPYCVTSPSVPDKISFAGQEIDLTRYDHRERMDREQMSFTYMHSTTMLTIKRANRFFPIIEPILKENGVPDDFKYLAVIESNLNTLARSPAGAAGMWQFMQTTGREFGLEVNPSVDERYHVEKATRAACKYLKDAYQRYGNWLCVAAAYNGGQGRISSELRKQLVDQAVDLWLVEETSRYMFRLLAAKAVISNPQRYGFLLKREQLYPAIPYTEVTVNTGIDNLAQFARNKGVTYAQLKDANPWLRDTSLQNKSGRTYVLKIPTQAGMHYDPKRTVPHNKNWVIN, encoded by the coding sequence ATGAAAAAGAACTCTATACACATCCTGATAGTCGCCTCAGTTGCCCTGTGTGCAGGCGCCGCACTCCCTTTCCTGCTGGGACATAGTACGCTGGACCCTGAACAGCAATCCGTTAAATCCGAAGTTCCCTATTGCGTCACCTCCCCTTCCGTACCGGATAAAATCAGCTTTGCCGGACAGGAAATTGATCTGACGCGTTACGACCACCGCGAGCGCATGGACCGCGAACAGATGTCGTTCACCTACATGCACTCCACCACCATGCTGACTATCAAGCGTGCGAACCGCTTCTTTCCCATCATCGAACCGATACTGAAAGAAAACGGTGTGCCCGATGACTTCAAATATCTTGCCGTCATAGAAAGTAACCTGAACACCCTTGCCCGCAGTCCGGCAGGAGCCGCCGGAATGTGGCAGTTCATGCAGACCACCGGACGCGAATTCGGCCTTGAAGTCAACCCCAGCGTTGATGAACGTTATCATGTGGAAAAAGCAACCCGCGCGGCATGCAAGTATCTGAAAGATGCTTACCAGAGATACGGCAACTGGCTTTGTGTAGCTGCCGCCTACAATGGCGGACAGGGACGCATTTCTTCCGAACTGAGAAAGCAACTCGTAGACCAGGCCGTAGACCTCTGGCTGGTTGAGGAGACTTCCCGCTATATGTTCCGCCTGCTTGCCGCCAAAGCCGTCATCAGTAATCCGCAACGCTACGGCTTCCTGCTGAAACGGGAACAGCTTTATCCGGCCATTCCTTATACGGAGGTCACCGTTAATACGGGTATCGACAACCTGGCGCAGTTTGCCCGAAACAAGGGCGTCACCTATGCCCAACTGAAGGACGCCAATCCCTGGTTGCGCGACACCTCCCTGCAAAATAAAAGCGGGCGTACATACGTTCTTAAAATACCGACACAGGCGGGAATGCATTACGACCCGAAGCGGACGGTACCCCATAATAAGAATTGGGTGATTAATTGA
- a CDS encoding SDR family NAD(P)-dependent oxidoreductase, whose product MKRAIIIGATSGIGEEVARLLVQQGWHIGIAGRREEALKNLQATALRQIEIQRLDVTETDAPTQLETLIRKLGGMDLFFLSSGIGSQNPDLLPEIELNTARTNVEGFTRMVTSAFNYFKARGEGHIAVISSIAGTKGLGIAPAYSATKRFQNTYIDALAQLARMQHLNIHFTDIRPGFVATDLLKSGKFPMLMQAGQVATSIVRALNRKQRVVVIDGRYRVLVFFWRMIPRWLWERLPIRN is encoded by the coding sequence ATGAAACGAGCCATTATCATAGGAGCCACCTCCGGCATAGGAGAAGAAGTAGCCCGGCTGCTGGTTCAGCAAGGCTGGCACATCGGCATTGCCGGAAGACGGGAAGAGGCCTTGAAGAACCTGCAAGCCACCGCCCTCAGGCAAATAGAAATCCAACGACTGGACGTGACGGAAACAGACGCCCCCACCCAACTGGAAACCCTTATCCGGAAGCTGGGAGGCATGGATCTGTTCTTCCTGAGCTCCGGCATCGGCAGTCAGAACCCTGACCTGCTGCCCGAAATAGAACTGAACACCGCCCGCACCAATGTGGAAGGTTTTACCCGTATGGTAACCTCCGCCTTCAATTACTTCAAAGCACGGGGCGAAGGACATATTGCCGTCATCAGCTCCATTGCAGGCACCAAGGGATTGGGCATTGCCCCGGCTTACTCCGCAACAAAACGTTTCCAGAACACCTATATCGACGCCCTGGCACAACTCGCCCGGATGCAACACCTGAATATTCACTTCACGGATATACGGCCGGGTTTTGTAGCCACCGACCTGTTGAAAAGCGGTAAATTCCCCATGCTGATGCAAGCCGGACAAGTAGCGACGAGCATCGTCCGCGCACTGAACCGAAAGCAACGGGTAGTTGTTATAGATGGCAGATATCGGGTGCTCGTCTTCTTTTGGAGGATGATACCCCGGTGGCTATGGGAAAGATTACCTATAAGGAACTGA
- a CDS encoding secondary thiamine-phosphate synthase enzyme YjbQ: MEQSFVTQREFTLRPRTRGFHLITDEIIRNLPRLPQAGILHLFIKHTSAGLSINENADPDVQTDMEAIFNHLVKEREPYYMHTCEGDDDMPAHAKSTLTGNSLSIPITDGRLNMGIWQGIYLCEFRNRGGGRKIVATVIGQ, encoded by the coding sequence ATGGAACAAAGTTTTGTTACTCAAAGAGAATTTACCCTACGTCCCCGTACACGTGGTTTTCACCTGATAACGGATGAAATAATACGTAATCTGCCCCGATTGCCGCAAGCCGGAATCTTACATCTGTTCATCAAGCATACCAGTGCCGGGCTTAGCATCAATGAAAATGCTGATCCGGATGTCCAGACTGATATGGAGGCCATCTTCAACCACCTGGTGAAAGAACGGGAACCCTACTATATGCATACCTGCGAAGGAGATGACGACATGCCCGCCCATGCCAAATCGACCCTGACAGGTAATAGTCTGAGCATACCTATCACTGACGGCAGACTGAATATGGGTATCTGGCAAGGTATATACCTCTGTGAATTCCGCAATCGTGGCGGTGGAAGAAAAATAGTAGCAACCGTCATCGGACAATAG
- a CDS encoding ion transporter, whose product MKLKDKFTELMHNQALKRKLYVIIFEADTPAGKLFDVTLIWCILLSVGLVILESLQGLPVWLKTPFIVMEYLLTAFFTFEYITRLYCSPKPSKYAFSAFGIIDLLATLPLYLAFLFPGARYLLIIRAFRLIRIFRVFKLFNFWIEGQMLLTALRDSSKKIAVFFMFVVILVISIGTLMYMIEGGKPNTQFSNIPNSIYWACVTLTTVGYGDITPVTALGKFLSGCVMLTGYTIIAVPTGIVSVSLMKRHEKNVARECPNCHRRGHDEGAQYCKYCGSSLNEMKNEK is encoded by the coding sequence ATGAAACTGAAAGATAAATTCACAGAACTGATGCATAATCAGGCTTTGAAGCGAAAACTATATGTCATCATATTCGAAGCTGACACACCTGCCGGGAAGCTATTCGATGTTACCCTGATCTGGTGCATATTGCTTAGCGTAGGACTTGTTATCCTGGAAAGCCTGCAAGGATTACCGGTATGGCTGAAAACTCCATTCATTGTTATGGAGTATTTACTGACCGCTTTCTTTACTTTCGAATATATCACCCGGTTGTATTGTTCGCCTAAACCTTCCAAATATGCTTTCAGTGCTTTCGGTATCATTGACTTGCTGGCTACACTACCTCTTTATCTTGCTTTCCTGTTTCCCGGAGCACGCTATCTGCTTATTATACGGGCCTTCCGCCTGATACGGATATTCCGCGTTTTCAAGCTATTCAACTTCTGGATAGAGGGGCAAATGCTACTGACAGCACTACGAGACAGTAGCAAGAAAATCGCAGTTTTCTTTATGTTTGTGGTTATTCTGGTGATATCTATCGGAACACTGATGTACATGATTGAAGGAGGAAAACCCAATACACAGTTCAGCAATATTCCCAACAGTATTTATTGGGCCTGCGTCACCCTTACCACCGTAGGTTACGGAGATATAACTCCTGTCACCGCCCTGGGGAAATTCCTTTCGGGTTGTGTCATGCTGACAGGTTACACGATTATTGCAGTACCCACCGGAATTGTCTCCGTGTCGCTGATGAAAAGACATGAAAAGAATGTGGCAAGAGAGTGTCCCAACTGTCACAGGCGAGGACACGATGAGGGTGCACAATATTGCAAGTATTGCGGTTCATCACTCAATGAAATGAAGAATGAGAAATGA
- a CDS encoding SGNH/GDSL hydrolase family protein, whose amino-acid sequence MKRIITFAIGILFIALSAVAGGQRVLFIGDSITDGNWGNSCGTAKSSSQRTLWDMNHIYGSGYMYLCATYYQGNYPEKEYEFFNRGISGNTLEDLEKRWEADVIDMKPDVLSVLVGTNDIHFYLQSDKKKPFDFATWEKRYRSLLDRSLQANPNLKIVLGAPFVANTGNMRKSADFAERDSLVRRCAEIAKRVAKDYKAVYLPFNKMFDEILKTIPTSKDTYWIWDGIHPTPAGHKRMADLWIECVKL is encoded by the coding sequence ATGAAAAGAATAATAACCTTTGCCATCGGGATTTTGTTCATAGCCCTGTCAGCTGTTGCCGGTGGACAGCGTGTCTTGTTCATCGGAGACTCTATAACGGACGGTAACTGGGGAAACAGTTGCGGAACCGCCAAGTCTTCTTCCCAGCGTACGCTTTGGGACATGAACCATATCTACGGCAGTGGATACATGTATTTGTGCGCTACTTATTATCAGGGCAATTATCCGGAAAAAGAATATGAATTTTTCAATCGTGGCATCAGTGGAAACACATTGGAAGACCTGGAAAAGCGTTGGGAGGCGGATGTGATTGATATGAAACCGGATGTTCTGTCCGTTCTGGTCGGAACGAACGATATACATTTCTATTTGCAGAGTGACAAGAAAAAGCCTTTCGATTTTGCGACTTGGGAAAAGCGTTACCGTTCGTTGTTGGATCGCTCTTTGCAAGCTAATCCTAATTTAAAGATCGTATTGGGCGCCCCTTTTGTGGCGAATACCGGAAATATGCGTAAGAGCGCTGATTTTGCAGAACGTGATAGTCTGGTACGTCGTTGTGCGGAGATCGCGAAACGCGTAGCGAAGGATTATAAAGCTGTTTATCTTCCTTTCAACAAGATGTTCGATGAAATATTGAAAACAATTCCAACATCTAAAGATACATATTGGATATGGGATGGAATTCATCCTACTCCCGCCGGGCACAAGCGTATGGCAGACCTTTGGATAGAATGTGTAAAGCTGTAA
- a CDS encoding SDR family oxidoreductase encodes MNKVCVVTGGAAGIGRCIVEMFAESGYTVYFIDKTPEAVELAEGKMSERGLSVTGFVGDIAEEQTLRDFVDFVLSIEDQIDCLINNACLTNGGILSNCSYEDFLYVQRVGVVAPYFLALSFKDYFSGAGAIVNISSTRAFQSQVNTESYTAAKGGITALTHALAVSLSGVARVNSIAPGWIDTGSYHEEDYVPAYTEGDIMQHPSQRVGEPADIARAVLFLCDERNSFINGENITIDGGMSKLMIYHNDYGWDYQP; translated from the coding sequence ATGAATAAAGTATGTGTAGTAACAGGTGGAGCCGCCGGTATCGGTCGTTGCATTGTCGAGATGTTTGCGGAATCGGGATATACGGTGTATTTCATTGATAAGACACCCGAGGCGGTGGAACTGGCGGAAGGAAAGATGTCGGAAAGAGGGCTTTCGGTAACAGGCTTTGTCGGAGATATTGCCGAGGAACAGACGCTGCGGGATTTTGTAGACTTTGTCTTATCCATAGAAGATCAGATCGACTGTCTGATAAATAATGCTTGCCTGACAAATGGAGGTATATTGAGCAACTGTTCGTATGAAGACTTCCTGTATGTGCAACGTGTGGGAGTAGTGGCTCCTTATTTCCTGGCTCTGTCTTTTAAAGACTACTTCAGTGGTGCAGGAGCCATCGTGAATATATCTTCTACTCGTGCTTTCCAGTCGCAGGTCAATACGGAAAGTTATACGGCAGCCAAAGGTGGAATAACGGCTCTGACTCATGCGCTTGCGGTCAGTCTTTCGGGAGTTGCCCGTGTGAATTCTATTGCTCCCGGTTGGATTGATACGGGAAGCTATCATGAAGAGGATTATGTGCCGGCATATACGGAAGGAGACATCATGCAGCATCCCTCGCAAAGGGTAGGAGAACCGGCTGATATAGCCCGTGCAGTTCTTTTCCTTTGTGACGAACGGAACTCCTTTATCAACGGGGAGAACATTACGATTGACGGAGGCATGAGTAAACTAATGATTTATCATAATGATTATGGTTGGGATTATCAACCGTAG
- a CDS encoding MaoC family dehydratase yields the protein MEKVIINSYEEFEKLVGQQIGVSDYVELSQERINMFADATLDHQWIHVDTERAKTESHFKTTIAHGYLTLSMLPHLWNQIIEVNNLKMMVNYGMEQMKFGQAVLSGQSVRLVAKLHSLANLRGVAKAEIKFTIEIKDQPKKALEGIAVFLYYFN from the coding sequence ATGGAAAAAGTAATTATCAACTCGTACGAGGAATTTGAAAAGCTGGTAGGCCAGCAGATTGGCGTTTCTGATTATGTAGAACTTTCGCAAGAGCGCATCAATATGTTTGCAGATGCTACGTTGGACCATCAATGGATACATGTAGACACGGAACGTGCAAAAACAGAAAGTCACTTCAAGACTACCATTGCGCACGGTTATCTCACTTTGTCTATGCTTCCGCATTTGTGGAACCAGATTATTGAGGTAAACAACCTGAAGATGATGGTTAATTACGGTATGGAGCAGATGAAGTTCGGGCAGGCGGTGTTGTCGGGACAAAGCGTGCGTCTGGTGGCGAAGTTACATTCGCTGGCAAATCTGCGTGGTGTGGCGAAAGCAGAGATTAAGTTTACAATTGAAATAAAGGATCAGCCTAAGAAAGCGCTTGAGGGGATTGCAGTGTTCTTGTATTATTTCAATTGA
- a CDS encoding IS110 family transposase produces the protein MKKKWFIGIDISKKTLDVVIYDPAKKHADETNYKQVSNNKTGYQALFAWMKQKRISPKQTVICLENTGIYSYDLCLFLESCKQDYSSFTPLDLKRSLGLVRGKNDRVDAERIAYYGYLHRDELTYSKLSGSAVLILRDLSSERKRLVKHLTENKGFITDRKDRESTSTSRRAEEMVKILEKQIQSVEDEMHGIVSSDPTMNLNYQLLNSIKGIGSVNAINTIIHTNNFKAFETARQYACYLGIAPFEHSSGTSVKGKTRVCATGARLLKADLSQAARSAVVWDKELKEYYERKRKEGKEHGVVLNAVKFKLVCRMFAVVRRGTPFVDLITYKE, from the coding sequence ATGAAAAAGAAATGGTTTATTGGCATTGACATCAGTAAAAAAACACTTGATGTTGTTATTTACGATCCCGCAAAGAAACATGCGGATGAGACAAACTACAAGCAAGTCTCGAATAATAAAACGGGTTATCAAGCATTGTTTGCCTGGATGAAGCAGAAGCGTATTTCTCCTAAACAGACTGTCATCTGCTTGGAGAATACAGGCATTTACAGCTATGATTTATGTCTGTTTTTAGAGTCATGTAAACAAGATTACAGTTCTTTCACTCCTCTGGATTTAAAGCGTTCTCTGGGGCTTGTCCGTGGAAAGAATGACCGTGTGGATGCCGAGCGGATAGCTTACTACGGTTACTTGCATCGGGATGAATTGACCTATTCCAAACTTTCCGGCAGTGCTGTCCTTATCTTGCGTGACTTGTCGTCCGAAAGGAAACGCCTGGTTAAGCATCTGACTGAAAACAAGGGATTTATCACGGACAGAAAAGACCGGGAGTCCACCTCTACGAGCAGGCGGGCAGAAGAAATGGTTAAGATTCTGGAAAAACAAATTCAAAGCGTAGAAGATGAGATGCACGGGATTGTCAGCTCTGATCCGACTATGAACTTAAACTATCAGCTTCTTAACAGCATTAAAGGGATTGGTAGTGTTAATGCCATCAATACAATCATACATACTAATAATTTCAAGGCATTTGAAACCGCACGGCAATATGCCTGTTATCTGGGTATTGCCCCTTTTGAACATTCTTCAGGAACCAGTGTGAAAGGGAAAACAAGGGTATGTGCTACGGGAGCCAGACTATTGAAAGCGGATCTATCGCAGGCTGCAAGATCGGCCGTTGTATGGGATAAGGAACTCAAAGAGTATTATGAAAGGAAAAGAAAAGAGGGAAAAGAACATGGAGTAGTGCTGAATGCGGTAAAGTTTAAACTTGTGTGCAGAATGTTTGCAGTAGTCAGAAGAGGGACACCCTTTGTTGATTTAATCACGTATAAAGAATAA
- a CDS encoding nitrous oxide-stimulated promoter family protein, with protein MSRIEKEKQTVEQMIRLYCRKKEGNGILCPQCRELLEYAQTRLSRCPFGDGKSTCRICTVHCYKPEMRERMRVVMRWAGPRMLLYHPVAAIRHLWQEYIRKK; from the coding sequence ATGTCCCGCATCGAAAAGGAAAAGCAAACCGTAGAACAGATGATTCGCCTCTACTGCCGGAAGAAAGAGGGGAACGGAATACTGTGTCCGCAATGCAGGGAATTGTTGGAGTATGCGCAGACACGGCTTTCACGTTGTCCGTTCGGAGACGGGAAATCAACTTGTCGGATTTGTACCGTGCATTGCTATAAGCCGGAAATGAGGGAACGAATGAGAGTAGTGATGAGATGGGCAGGACCGAGAATGTTGCTCTATCATCCGGTGGCGGCTATCCGGCATTTGTGGCAGGAATATATTAGGAAGAAATAA
- a CDS encoding GrpB family protein, with amino-acid sequence MKELNDMSDEELWTLFPILLTEHQENWKDLYIQEEEQLRAFVGESIFRIRHIGSTAVKGLIAKPTIDILLEIKEDTDTEAFIRKIESIGYIYTYQPGKPAPHMMFMKGYTPQGFKGQAYHLHVRYAGDWDEPIFCHYLQLHPEVARKYGELKVELKKRYEHDRDTYTESKTEFITSIVQLARKR; translated from the coding sequence ATGAAAGAACTGAATGATATGTCTGATGAAGAATTATGGACTCTCTTTCCAATTCTCCTGACGGAACATCAGGAGAATTGGAAAGACTTGTATATACAGGAAGAAGAACAACTCCGAGCCTTTGTCGGGGAAAGCATATTCCGCATCCGGCACATAGGGAGCACAGCCGTAAAAGGATTGATAGCCAAACCTACCATAGACATATTATTAGAGATAAAAGAAGATACCGACACCGAAGCCTTTATCAGAAAGATTGAAAGCATAGGGTATATCTATACATATCAGCCCGGTAAACCGGCACCGCACATGATGTTTATGAAAGGATATACCCCTCAGGGCTTCAAAGGTCAGGCTTACCACCTGCATGTGCGATATGCCGGCGATTGGGATGAACCCATATTCTGCCATTATCTTCAACTTCATCCGGAAGTTGCTCGCAAATACGGAGAATTAAAGGTGGAGTTGAAAAAGAGATATGAACATGACAGGGATACTTATACAGAAAGTAAAACGGAGTTTATCACAAGCATCGTTCAATTAGCCCGTAAAAGATAG
- a CDS encoding zinc ribbon domain-containing protein, which yields MEMKFCQSCGMPLTSNEVCGTNADGSLSADYCTYCYQNGKFTQDCTMDEMIEHCAQFVEEFNKDSEQKVTKEEAIAMMKQEFPKLKRWQN from the coding sequence ATGGAAATGAAATTTTGCCAGAGCTGCGGAATGCCGCTGACATCCAATGAAGTTTGCGGAACAAATGCTGACGGTAGCCTCAGCGCAGACTACTGTACTTACTGTTATCAGAATGGAAAGTTCACTCAGGACTGCACCATGGACGAAATGATAGAACACTGTGCTCAGTTTGTTGAGGAATTCAACAAAGACTCGGAACAGAAAGTGACTAAAGAAGAGGCAATTGCCATGATGAAGCAAGAGTTTCCGAAGCTGAAACGCTGGCAGAATTAA
- a CDS encoding GNAT family N-acetyltransferase has protein sequence MEFITLNPDNVMSEHLCCAISDKKHQTGVNDKRNWLSERVKEGHVFRKLDAQGKVFIEYAPLEKAWVPVTGDNYLYIYCLWVAGSYKGKGYGEALLQSCIDDAKAQGKSGICVLSSKKKKPFLSDKKFMLKYGFKVVDSINDEYELLALSLDGSQPQFTADARKQTIENKELTIYYGVQCPYIPNCIEQIYNYCENNQVPLQLIEVDTLEKAKQLPCIFNNWAVFYNGKFETVHLLNEGLLKKLLQLK, from the coding sequence ATGGAATTTATCACATTGAATCCAGATAATGTCATGAGCGAACATTTATGTTGCGCCATTTCTGATAAGAAGCACCAAACAGGTGTAAATGATAAGCGGAACTGGTTGTCCGAACGTGTAAAAGAAGGGCACGTCTTCCGCAAACTGGATGCACAAGGCAAGGTATTTATCGAGTATGCCCCGCTGGAAAAGGCGTGGGTGCCTGTGACGGGGGATAACTATCTGTATATCTACTGCCTGTGGGTGGCAGGCAGCTACAAGGGGAAAGGGTATGGAGAAGCCCTGTTGCAATCGTGCATTGACGATGCCAAGGCACAAGGGAAATCGGGTATCTGTGTGCTGTCTTCCAAAAAGAAGAAGCCTTTCTTGTCCGACAAGAAATTCATGCTGAAATATGGCTTCAAGGTAGTGGATAGCATTAATGACGAATACGAATTATTAGCTCTTTCCCTTGACGGCAGCCAACCGCAATTTACGGCGGATGCAAGGAAACAGACTATTGAGAATAAAGAGCTGACTATATATTACGGCGTGCAATGTCCTTACATTCCCAACTGCATCGAGCAAATCTATAATTATTGTGAGAATAATCAGGTGCCTTTGCAGTTGATAGAAGTCGACACGCTGGAGAAAGCCAAGCAACTGCCTTGCATCTTCAATAATTGGGCGGTATTCTATAACGGGAAGTTCGAGACTGTACATCTGCTGAATGAAGGATTGCTAAAGAAATTGCTGCAATTGAAATAA
- a CDS encoding GyrI-like domain-containing protein gives MKEETTYGHQELINQVIDYIHTHLHKALTLEMLAAEMHMSVYHFHRLFKSYLQETLSAYITRQRMERAVMYLQTRDLSLQELSEKMGYDTAQSFSKAFKRYFGVSPVAFGNTLTFNTPETTPIEDIAFIGLDEPEVLLISPMYIAYIRIIGPYGEKESYELGWGKLCGFLKENKLQSKATRWFGISFDDPTITKKKQCRFYACASVAQRIKPSGAIGTLTIESGKYAVYTYKGSYSGLLRAYTYIYSKEKGRLRNALSFEEYVTWSDNPAKQITKIYIPIQKK, from the coding sequence ATGAAGGAAGAAACCACATACGGACATCAGGAATTAATAAATCAAGTCATTGATTATATTCATACCCATCTGCACAAAGCATTGACTTTAGAAATGCTGGCGGCGGAAATGCACATGTCCGTATATCACTTCCATCGGCTTTTCAAATCCTATCTGCAAGAAACACTTTCGGCATACATCACCCGCCAAAGAATGGAAAGGGCTGTGATGTATCTGCAAACGCGAGATTTATCCTTGCAGGAACTCTCCGAAAAGATGGGATATGACACGGCACAATCTTTCTCAAAAGCATTCAAACGATATTTTGGCGTTTCTCCGGTGGCTTTCGGCAATACATTGACCTTTAACACTCCTGAAACAACTCCGATAGAGGATATTGCTTTTATCGGATTGGACGAACCGGAAGTCCTACTCATTTCCCCAATGTACATAGCCTATATCCGTATTATCGGTCCGTATGGAGAAAAAGAGAGTTACGAGCTCGGTTGGGGAAAACTTTGCGGATTTCTGAAGGAAAACAAGCTACAATCCAAAGCCACCCGCTGGTTTGGCATCAGCTTCGATGATCCGACTATTACAAAGAAAAAGCAATGCCGTTTCTATGCCTGCGCCTCCGTTGCGCAAAGAATAAAACCATCGGGTGCCATCGGAACATTGACGATAGAGAGTGGGAAATATGCAGTCTATACTTACAAGGGAAGCTATTCAGGTTTGCTTCGTGCCTATACTTATATTTATTCCAAAGAAAAAGGAAGATTGCGCAATGCACTCTCTTTTGAAGAATATGTAACGTGGTCGGACAATCCGGCAAAACAGATAACAAAAATCTATATACCAATACAAAAGAAATAA